A window of the Brassica napus cultivar Da-Ae chromosome A2, Da-Ae, whole genome shotgun sequence genome harbors these coding sequences:
- the BNAA02G30940D gene encoding uncharacterized protein BNAA02G30940D has product MVTEAMKAKAEVYHGDKTCRDKFRSLLSQIGLPNRLLSNQEIEECGYVKDTGFVWLKHKKKDEKKRYQDLFRFDNVAVCFEDEVTAYFEPNKIKKLTGVKAKEFMVRISLGEILVNRSSGLITFKTHVGLLSKSLPLSVFEDVQADHDIKEKTKKVQQKLNNTKICLY; this is encoded by the coding sequence ATGGTGACAGAAGCTATGAAAGCCAAGGCAGAGGTCTACCATGGAGACAAAACATGCAGAGACAAATTCCGTTCCCTTTTGTCTCAAATCGGTTTACCAAACCGGCTCCTTAGTAACCAGGAGATTGAAGAATGTGGTTACGTGAAGGATACGGGTTTCGTGTGGTTAAAGCACAAGAAGAAAGACGAGAAAAAGAGGTATCAGGACTTGTTTAGATTCGATAACGTTGCGGTGTGTTTCGAAGATGAAGTCACTGCGTATTTCGAACCCAACAAGATCAAGAAACTCACTGGTGTTAAGGCCAAGGAGTTCATGGTACGGATCTCGCTCGGTGAGATTCTTGTAAACCGTTCTTCTGGTTTGATAACGTTCAAGACACATGTCGGTTTATTGTCTAAGTCGTTGCCCTTGTCCGTCTTTGAAGACGTTCAAGCTGATCATGATATCAAGGAGAAGACAAAGAAGGTTCAACAAAAATTAAACAACACCAAAATTTGTTTATATTGA